A genomic region of Populus nigra chromosome 11, ddPopNigr1.1, whole genome shotgun sequence contains the following coding sequences:
- the LOC133706276 gene encoding serine/threonine-protein kinase ATG1t isoform X1 — MDLEATKNLSESHTTGNYILKSKLGESSFSTVWKAENKITGGGVAVKQVYLSKLNKNLRNCLDCELNFLSSVNHTNIIRLLDVFEDECCMFLVLEFCSGGNLSSYLQQHGRVEEKIAKRFTQQMGDGLKILQSHHIIHRDLKPENILLSGKESDVVLKIADFGLSRRVLPDNYVETVCGSPFYMAPEVLQFQRYDYKVDMWSVGVILFELLNGYPPFRGRTNFQLLQNIKSSSCLPFSQHILSGLHPDCVDICSRLLSANPVQRLSFDEFYHHKFLRRKGVGKYHGQ; from the exons ATGGATCTTGAAGCAACAAAGAATCTCTCAGAATCTCACACAACCGGAAACTACATCCTGAAATCAAAACTGGGTGAGAGCTCTTTTTCCACAGTATGGAAAGCAGAGAACAAAATAACAGGGGGGGGAGTGGCAGTGAAGCAAGTTTATCTCTCTAAACTCAACAAGAATTTGAGGAACTGCTTAGATTGTGAGCTTAATTTCTTGTCTTCTGTCAATCACACCAACATCATTCGCCTTCTTGATGTCTTTGAG GATGAATGTTGCATGTTCCTGGTCCTAGAGTTTTGTTCTGGAGGAAATCTATCTTCTTATCTTCAACAACATGGGAGAGTTGAAGAGAAGATTGCTAAAAGATTTACGCAACAGATGG GGGATGGTTTGAAAATTCTGCAGAGCCATCATATCATTCATAGAGACTTGAAACCTGAG AACATTCTCCTTTCTGGCAAGGAGAGCGATGTGGTGCTCAAAATAGCTGATTTTGGTTTATCGAG AAGGGTGCTTCCTGATAACTATGTGGAGACAGTATGCGGATCTCCATTTTACATGGCTCCAGAAGTTCTTCAATTTCAAAGATATGATTACAAG GTTGACATGTGGAGTGTTGGTGTAATTCTTTTTGAGCTTCTTAATGGCTACCCACCTTTTCGTGGCAGGACTAATTTCCAG TTGCTGCAGAACATCAAGTCAAGTTCATGTCTTCCTTTCTCTCAACACATCCTTTCAGGATTGCATCCGGACTGTGTTGATATATGCTCAAGACTTCTTTCTGCAAATCCAG TTCAACGTCTGTCCTTTGATGAATTCTATCATCATAAGTTCTTGAGAAGAAAAGGGGTGGGGAAGTATCATGGTCAATAA
- the LOC133706276 gene encoding serine/threonine-protein kinase ATG1t isoform X2, which produces MDLEATKNLSESHTTGNYILKSKLGESSFSTVWKAENKITGGGVAVKQVYLSKLNKNLRNCLDCELNFLSSVNHTNIIRLLDVFEDECCMFLVLEFCSGGNLSSYLQQHGRVEEKIAKRFTQQMGDGLKILQSHHIIHRDLKPENILLSGKESDVVLKIADFGLSRVLPDNYVETVCGSPFYMAPEVLQFQRYDYKVDMWSVGVILFELLNGYPPFRGRTNFQLLQNIKSSSCLPFSQHILSGLHPDCVDICSRLLSANPVQRLSFDEFYHHKFLRRKGVGKYHGQ; this is translated from the exons ATGGATCTTGAAGCAACAAAGAATCTCTCAGAATCTCACACAACCGGAAACTACATCCTGAAATCAAAACTGGGTGAGAGCTCTTTTTCCACAGTATGGAAAGCAGAGAACAAAATAACAGGGGGGGGAGTGGCAGTGAAGCAAGTTTATCTCTCTAAACTCAACAAGAATTTGAGGAACTGCTTAGATTGTGAGCTTAATTTCTTGTCTTCTGTCAATCACACCAACATCATTCGCCTTCTTGATGTCTTTGAG GATGAATGTTGCATGTTCCTGGTCCTAGAGTTTTGTTCTGGAGGAAATCTATCTTCTTATCTTCAACAACATGGGAGAGTTGAAGAGAAGATTGCTAAAAGATTTACGCAACAGATGG GGGATGGTTTGAAAATTCTGCAGAGCCATCATATCATTCATAGAGACTTGAAACCTGAG AACATTCTCCTTTCTGGCAAGGAGAGCGATGTGGTGCTCAAAATAGCTGATTTTGGTTTATCGAG GGTGCTTCCTGATAACTATGTGGAGACAGTATGCGGATCTCCATTTTACATGGCTCCAGAAGTTCTTCAATTTCAAAGATATGATTACAAG GTTGACATGTGGAGTGTTGGTGTAATTCTTTTTGAGCTTCTTAATGGCTACCCACCTTTTCGTGGCAGGACTAATTTCCAG TTGCTGCAGAACATCAAGTCAAGTTCATGTCTTCCTTTCTCTCAACACATCCTTTCAGGATTGCATCCGGACTGTGTTGATATATGCTCAAGACTTCTTTCTGCAAATCCAG TTCAACGTCTGTCCTTTGATGAATTCTATCATCATAAGTTCTTGAGAAGAAAAGGGGTGGGGAAGTATCATGGTCAATAA